The following nucleotide sequence is from Chitinophagales bacterium.
TATCGCTTTCCTTCACTCATGTGTTGATCGTTTTTGAAGATAATTAAACAGTAACCGCATCCCGAAACCGGAACCGTTTTTTCCTTTATAGCCCATAGAAGAACTGAAATAAGCTACGCCAGCGATATCAAGGTGAATCCATGGGTAATCAGTAAATTTTTCGAGGAATTTGCCTGCAGTGATAGCACCTGCCATTACGCCGCCAACATTTTTTATATCGGCAATATCGCTTTTCAGCATTTCACCATATTCATCCCACAATGGAAACTCAATCAAACGTTCATATACTTCGAATCCTGATTCCTCCAGTTCCTGCTTAATGCTTCCGGCAGCAGTACCCATGTATGCAATCGCATAGTCGCCGACTGCACGATGCGCCGCTCCAGTCAGTGTTGCAGCATCAATCACCAGCTCGGGTTTGTATTGCCGTGCAAAACTGAGTGCATCTGCGAGTATCATCCTGCCTTCTGCATCTGAATTCAGCATCTCTACCTTCATGCCATTGTGCATGGAGATGACATCACCCGGCGCAAAAGCATTGAACCCCGGGCGATTATCCGTAGCCGGTATCAAGCCGATAATATGCAATGGCAGTTTTGACTTTGCCACACAATACATAGTACCAAGCATGGTGGCAGCGCCTGCCATATCACACTTCATATAATCCATTGAGTTGGCCGTCGGTTTCAGGCTCAGACCTCCCGTATCATAAACCACACCTTTACCTACCAGCACGATTGGTTTCTTGTTCACTGCATTCCTGGGATTATATTCCATGATGGTGAATGTAGGCGGATCTACACTTCCCAGGTTCACCGCAAGCAAGCCGCCCATTTTTAATGCGGTGATTTTTGCCTTGTTAAAAATTTCTGTTTTAAATCCGGCTGATTTTCCAGTCCTCGCAATGGCATTGGCAAGGCCTGTTGCATTCAGGTAGTTAGCGGGCATATTCACAAGGTCCCGGACAAGATAGATGCCTTCAATAACAGTTTGCAGCAAATCAGTTTCTGCTTTAGTTATATCATTGCCCGTAAGGTTAATTTTGTGCAATGCATGTTTTTCCTTTTCCGCCTCTTTCTTGTAGTGAAGAAACTGATAGCTTCCCATGGCCATGCCTTCTGCAAACGGAAGTGATGCCTTTTGCAGTTCACTTACGTTTATTACAGTAACCTCGCTCAATTTATGTTTGTGTATAGTGGAAAGCAACTTGTAACCGGCTTTCCGCAGGCTCTCTGTGGTTCGTGACAGCGTATCTTTTTTTTCGGCAATTACTGCCATCATTATTCCGGCCGGCGTGGGAATAATGATTTGGCTGATGTCTTTCTTAAGCTGGCTTTTTATCACGTCCACTATTTCACGGGACCTGTTTATGTTGTTCCAATCCGTGTTTTTATCAGCAATAAATATGAGGTTATCATTCTTACCGGTCTTGTTGATGAGCGAAATCTGCATGTGTAGTTATTAATAATGAAATAAGGTAAAGTTCGCAAAACTAAACAAATTGACGTTGCTTTGCACGGGGTAAAAAAGCCAGTAATAGCAGGATGCTGCAGGCAAAGAAATCGCTGGGACAACATTTTCTTACGGATGAAAATATTGCACGCAAAATTGTTGATGCTTTCTATGAGATAAATGCACCTGATACTATTTTGGAAGTAGGTCCCGGACAAGGGGCATTGACAAAATATCTTTTAACCGATAAGCCATGCAATTATTTTGGAGTGGAACTCGACCAGCGGATGATTCCGTTACTGATCAGCGCCTTTCCGGCGCTGGAAGAACGGATCTTTAATGAAGATATACTAACCTTCGATTTTTCTAAAACGGGTTCCAGCCAGTTGACTATTATTGGTAACTTTCCCTATAATATTTCCTCACAGATTTTATTTAAAGTGTATGATCACAAGGAAACGGTGCAGCATGTTGTGGGAATGTTTCAAAAGGAAGTGGCAAAAAGAATTGTTGCCGGCTATGGTAACAAAGAATATGGTATCCTGAGTGTGCTGTTGCAGGCTTTTTACGATGTTACTTATTTGTTTGATGTCAGCGCCGGGTGTTTTTCGCCGCCTCCGAAAATAACCTCAGGCGTGATCAGGTTGGTGAGGAAGGAACAGCAACCATTGTTGCACGATGAGGAAAAATTCAGGCAATTGGTCAAATCCGGTTTCGGGCAAAGAAGAAAAACACTGCGCAACAGCCTACGGCATATGATCAATCATGTGACCTTCCTGCATGATCCTGTCTTTGATAAAAGAGCTGAACAGTTATCAGTCGGGAGTTGGATCGAATTATCCAACCGCGTTGCAACGCCTGCCTGATCTTTTTCATCTGCTTATTTATGATCCGGTTAAACTAAAGCCTGTCTGGCGGTAAGGGGAAGAATAAACACAATGCAAAACAGTAAAGTGCTGATAACGGAAAATGTGCATGAATTACTGTTGCGGGGACTTGCAGCAATGGGCTATCAATGCACCTACGAACCGGGAATTTCAGCAGATACCGTGCAGCAGATTATTCATTCATATAGTGGGTTGATCGTGGCAACCCGTATTGCGGTCAATAAGCCAATCATACAAGCAGCAAAGCGGCTGCGGTTTATTGCAAGAGCGGGTTCTGGCATGGAGAATATCGATACGGAATCGGCTGCTTTGCAAGGGATCAGCTGCATCAATTCACCGGAAGGGAATGCAAATGCTGTAGGGGAACATGCCGTAGGAATGCTGCTGGCCTTTTATCACAATATTGTAAAAGCTGATGCGGAAATGCGGCAGGCGAAATGGCTGGTAGAGGATAACAGGGTACATGAACTGGAAGGACGTACAGTTGGTATTATCGGTTATGGAAATACCGGTAAGTCATTCGCCAGAAAGCTTGCACCGTTTAATATGCGGGTGATTGCTTTTGACAAATACCTTTTGGAATATAGTGATCTATATGCGCAGGCTGTTGATATGCAACAGCTTTTTGAAGAAGCAGATATTATCAGCCTTCATGTTCCGCTTACGCCTGAAACACAAAGGCTGGCAGACGATTATTTTTTTCAACAATGCCGGAAGCCGATTTTTTTTATGAATACATCCCGCGGTAAAGTGGTAGATCACCGGTCATTATTGCGGTTTATTCAGCAGGAGCAGATATCGGGCGCCGCACTTGATGTTTATGAGAAT
It contains:
- a CDS encoding leucyl aminopeptidase — encoded protein: MQISLINKTGKNDNLIFIADKNTDWNNINRSREIVDVIKSQLKKDISQIIIPTPAGIMMAVIAEKKDTLSRTTESLRKAGYKLLSTIHKHKLSEVTVINVSELQKASLPFAEGMAMGSYQFLHYKKEAEKEKHALHKINLTGNDITKAETDLLQTVIEGIYLVRDLVNMPANYLNATGLANAIARTGKSAGFKTEIFNKAKITALKMGGLLAVNLGSVDPPTFTIMEYNPRNAVNKKPIVLVGKGVVYDTGGLSLKPTANSMDYMKCDMAGAATMLGTMYCVAKSKLPLHIIGLIPATDNRPGFNAFAPGDVISMHNGMKVEMLNSDAEGRMILADALSFARQYKPELVIDAATLTGAAHRAVGDYAIAYMGTAAGSIKQELEESGFEVYERLIEFPLWDEYGEMLKSDIADIKNVGGVMAGAITAGKFLEKFTDYPWIHLDIAGVAYFSSSMGYKGKNGSGFGMRLLFNYLQKRSTHE
- the rsmA gene encoding 16S rRNA (adenine(1518)-N(6)/adenine(1519)-N(6))-dimethyltransferase RsmA, whose product is MLQAKKSLGQHFLTDENIARKIVDAFYEINAPDTILEVGPGQGALTKYLLTDKPCNYFGVELDQRMIPLLISAFPALEERIFNEDILTFDFSKTGSSQLTIIGNFPYNISSQILFKVYDHKETVQHVVGMFQKEVAKRIVAGYGNKEYGILSVLLQAFYDVTYLFDVSAGCFSPPPKITSGVIRLVRKEQQPLLHDEEKFRQLVKSGFGQRRKTLRNSLRHMINHVTFLHDPVFDKRAEQLSVGSWIELSNRVATPA
- a CDS encoding hydroxyacid dehydrogenase — protein: MQNSKVLITENVHELLLRGLAAMGYQCTYEPGISADTVQQIIHSYSGLIVATRIAVNKPIIQAAKRLRFIARAGSGMENIDTESAALQGISCINSPEGNANAVGEHAVGMLLAFYHNIVKADAEMRQAKWLVEDNRVHELEGRTVGIIGYGNTGKSFARKLAPFNMRVIAFDKYLLEYSDLYAQAVDMQQLFEEADIISLHVPLTPETQRLADDYFFQQCRKPIFFMNTSRGKVVDHRSLLRFIQQEQISGAALDVYENEQFETHSEEERQTFNALIATNKVIMTPHVAGKSYESKRKIAEVLLTKIKSIS